One stretch of Thermodesulfobacteriota bacterium DNA includes these proteins:
- a CDS encoding YMGG-like glycine zipper-containing protein, with protein MKKSVVSMCMVISLVVSTMGSSAFLSSCATSQRTYEGAGVGAALGSVAGLLIDDDNRWRGAVIGGLIGAAVGGTVTEISQRAAREAAYEGRPVAYQSTDGFQRVEATPVGYDASTKCHKVRERVWQDGQLVKDEVREVCESDRVEPGYNY; from the coding sequence ATGAAAAAAAGCGTAGTTTCAATGTGTATGGTTATAAGTCTGGTGGTTTCTACAATGGGCTCATCTGCTTTTTTATCTTCCTGTGCCACCAGCCAGCGTACCTATGAGGGTGCCGGGGTAGGCGCTGCGCTCGGCTCCGTGGCCGGGCTTTTGATCGATGACGACAACAGATGGCGGGGCGCTGTAATCGGTGGTTTGATCGGCGCTGCTGTTGGCGGTACGGTCACCGAGATATCCCAAAGGGCGGCGCGCGAGGCTGCATATGAAGGACGGCCGGTTGCTTATCAGAGTACAGATGGGTTCCAGAGGGTGGAAGCTACACCGGTAGGTTATGATGCGAGTACCAAGTGTCATAAAGTTCGGGAGAGGGTGTGGCAGGATGGCCAGCTAGTAAAGGATGAAGTAAGAGAGGTATGTGAGTCCGACAGGGTAGAGCCGGGATATAATTATTAG